From a single Intestinibaculum porci genomic region:
- a CDS encoding IS4 family transposase has translation MISKQDKERNFDYETEACAFNTTPEGVNLALEKSIKMVTDNIACYVIDPVSDMTRSRKVPADMIIRFLIHKEGKSIRSEICEQMPEGMEFQASAFCMQRYKIKPNAFNRVMTLFNQTIKPKNTFNGYYIIACDGSDLNIPFMKDHPELIVKSKKGRDFCQIHLNALYDCLNGVYWDAEMTTPNKKREPGALITMTERKYYPEKSIIVCDRGYVSYKLMADFIEKGQKFVIRSKDINIRSSILKRFDLPDEELDQEVSVTLTRSNKRYNSDRKKYALVNSNIDFPQIDTWSNDDYVISYRVVRIKLDDENFVTLVTNLSKEEIPFEYMKELYHLRWSQEQSFFNLKYRIGLKYFNSKKVDGILQEVYSKLIMFNVTSVITNSVDIPDMKAEEYEKNKKRVAHKTKANFAVAITNVHLFLKGTISEKGLINRIKKFVIPIRPGRSFTRKIRPQSLAPLNTRVS, from the coding sequence ATGATTTCTAAACAAGATAAAGAACGAAATTTTGATTATGAAACGGAGGCTTGTGCTTTTAATACTACCCCCGAAGGGGTGAATTTGGCATTGGAAAAATCGATTAAGATGGTTACAGACAATATTGCATGTTATGTTATTGATCCTGTATCTGATATGACAAGAAGCCGTAAAGTTCCAGCTGATATGATTATTAGATTTCTCATTCACAAGGAAGGAAAATCCATCAGATCTGAGATTTGTGAGCAGATGCCTGAAGGTATGGAGTTTCAAGCTTCAGCTTTCTGCATGCAGAGATATAAAATAAAGCCTAATGCATTTAACAGAGTAATGACGCTTTTCAATCAGACTATCAAACCTAAGAACACATTTAATGGCTACTATATCATTGCCTGCGATGGCTCCGACTTGAACATTCCTTTTATGAAGGATCATCCTGAGTTAATCGTTAAAAGCAAAAAAGGAAGGGATTTTTGTCAGATCCACCTCAATGCTCTTTATGACTGCCTTAATGGAGTCTATTGGGACGCAGAAATGACAACACCTAACAAAAAAAGAGAACCTGGTGCTTTGATTACTATGACTGAAAGAAAGTATTACCCAGAAAAATCAATTATTGTATGTGATAGAGGATATGTTTCATACAAACTGATGGCTGATTTTATTGAGAAAGGACAAAAATTTGTGATTAGGTCTAAGGATATTAATATCCGTAGTTCAATCCTAAAAAGATTTGATTTGCCAGATGAGGAATTAGACCAGGAAGTCAGCGTTACACTGACAAGAAGCAATAAACGTTATAATAGCGATCGAAAAAAATATGCATTGGTCAATTCAAATATCGATTTCCCACAAATTGATACATGGAGTAATGATGATTACGTAATAAGCTACAGAGTTGTCCGCATAAAGCTTGATGATGAAAACTTTGTAACTCTTGTCACTAATTTAAGCAAGGAAGAAATACCGTTTGAGTATATGAAAGAGCTCTACCATTTAAGATGGTCTCAAGAACAATCATTTTTTAATTTGAAATATAGAATAGGTTTAAAATATTTCAATTCAAAGAAAGTTGATGGCATACTGCAAGAAGTATATTCGAAACTTATCATGTTTAACGTAACAAGTGTTATTACGAATAGTGTTGATATTCCTGATATGAAAGCTGAAGAGTATGAGAAAAACAAAAAAAGAGTTGCACACAAAACGAAGGCAAACTTTGCCGTCGCAATCACCAATGTACATCTCTTTCTTAAGGGAACTATTTCTGAAAAAGGACTCATAAATAGAATCAAGAAATTTGTAATCCCAATCAGACCTGGAAGATCATTCACTCGAAAAATAAGACCCCAGTCACTAGCTCCTCTGAACACTAGGGTATCATAA